One genomic region from Salinicola endophyticus encodes:
- a CDS encoding NCS1 family nucleobase:cation symporter-1 — MTESTSRAVRRGALVELEVGEDVRGSSRFNEDIAPTRLEARTWSRWNIAALWVGMAICVPTYTLGGVLTAYFGLSVGEALLTILLANIVVLVPLTLNAFPGTKFGIPFPVVLRSSFGIRGSNVPCLIRALVGCGWFGIQTMFGGLAIHLLLSAIFPPWRALDGVGEVIGFFLFGAMNLYVVIRGAESIKWLETLAAPLLLAVGIGLMVWAMPHVSIDELMSQPPSRPEGASVFGYFFAGLTAMVGFWATLSLNIPDFSRFAKSQKDQIVGQIIGLPLTMFFFAALGVVMTAASASLVGETVSDPVSLIGHIDSPVWVVIAMVLIIVATLSTNTAANIVSPTNDFQNIAPKLIDQTRGTLLTGLVGVLLMGYDLLQKAGLIDAGVTLESLYSNWLLGYSSLLGPIAGIMAVDYFLIKRQWLDVASLYQDGAAYPAYNPAGFIAFLVPVALTLFSLVAGVWTWFYDYGWFTGSALGAIVYYAASKLLMKPMAAVQPEGLVEEGAR, encoded by the coding sequence ATGACCGAATCGACATCACGTGCCGTTCGGCGCGGCGCACTCGTCGAACTCGAGGTCGGCGAAGACGTCCGAGGGAGTTCGCGCTTCAACGAGGACATCGCACCGACCCGCCTCGAGGCGCGAACCTGGTCACGCTGGAATATCGCCGCGCTGTGGGTCGGCATGGCGATCTGTGTGCCCACCTACACCCTGGGCGGCGTGCTCACTGCCTATTTCGGCCTCAGTGTTGGCGAGGCGCTGCTCACCATCCTGCTGGCCAACATCGTGGTGCTGGTGCCGCTGACCCTCAACGCCTTTCCGGGAACCAAGTTCGGGATTCCGTTCCCGGTGGTGCTGCGGTCGTCGTTCGGCATTCGCGGCTCCAACGTGCCGTGTCTGATCCGGGCCCTGGTGGGCTGTGGCTGGTTCGGTATCCAGACCATGTTCGGCGGTCTGGCCATCCATCTGCTGCTGTCGGCGATCTTTCCGCCCTGGCGGGCGCTGGATGGCGTCGGCGAGGTGATCGGCTTCTTCCTGTTCGGGGCGATGAACCTCTACGTGGTGATTCGCGGCGCGGAGTCGATCAAGTGGCTGGAGACGCTGGCCGCGCCCTTGCTGCTCGCGGTGGGGATCGGGCTGATGGTGTGGGCGATGCCCCACGTCTCGATCGACGAGCTGATGAGCCAGCCGCCGTCACGCCCGGAGGGCGCGTCGGTGTTCGGCTACTTCTTCGCCGGGCTGACCGCGATGGTCGGCTTCTGGGCCACGCTGTCGCTCAACATTCCCGACTTCAGCCGCTTCGCCAAGAGCCAGAAGGACCAGATCGTGGGCCAGATCATCGGCCTGCCGCTGACCATGTTCTTCTTCGCCGCCCTGGGGGTGGTGATGACCGCGGCCTCGGCCTCGCTGGTGGGCGAGACGGTCTCCGATCCGGTCAGTCTGATCGGCCACATCGACAGCCCCGTGTGGGTGGTCATTGCCATGGTGCTGATCATCGTCGCCACGCTGTCGACCAATACCGCGGCGAACATCGTGTCGCCGACCAACGACTTCCAGAACATCGCCCCCAAGCTGATCGATCAGACCCGCGGCACCTTGTTGACCGGCCTGGTCGGCGTGCTGCTGATGGGCTATGACCTGCTGCAGAAGGCCGGGCTGATCGATGCCGGCGTGACCCTGGAGAGTCTCTACTCCAACTGGCTGCTGGGCTATTCGAGCCTGCTGGGGCCGATCGCCGGGATCATGGCGGTGGACTATTTCCTGATCAAGCGTCAGTGGCTCGACGTCGCCAGCCTCTACCAGGACGGCGCCGCGTACCCGGCCTACAACCCGGCCGGTTTCATCGCCTTTCTGGTGCCGGTGGCGCTGACGCTGTTCTCGTTGGTCGCGGGGGTCTGGACCTGGTTCTACGATTACGGCTGGTTCACCGGCTCGGCGCTGGGCGCCATCGTCTACTATGCGGCCAGCAAGCTGCTGATGAAGCCCATGGCGGCGGTCCAGCCCGAAGGGCTGGTCGAGGAGGGAGCGCGCTGA
- a CDS encoding nitrilase-related carbon-nitrogen hydrolase, giving the protein MEKVKIGLIQMALKTTTDLAPEAIRDAMNEAHLPYIEKAAAAGVQILCFQEVFNQPYFCPSQDKKWYAAAEQVPDGPTCRMMQELAAKHRMVIVVPIYEEAATGVYYNTAAVFDADGSYLGKYHKTHIPQVAGFWEKYFFKPGKSDWPVFDTAYGKIGVYICYDRHFPEGWRALALNGAEIVFNPSATVAGLSQYLWELEQPASAAANGYFVAAINRVGNEAPWDIGEFYGSSYIANPRGQIEAKASDTQDELLIHEVDLAMVREVRNTWQFFRDRRPETYARLTDGE; this is encoded by the coding sequence ATGGAAAAGGTAAAGATCGGCCTGATCCAGATGGCCCTGAAGACCACGACTGACCTGGCGCCGGAAGCCATCCGTGACGCCATGAACGAGGCGCACCTGCCCTATATCGAGAAGGCCGCCGCCGCCGGCGTTCAGATACTCTGTTTCCAGGAGGTGTTCAACCAGCCCTACTTCTGCCCCAGCCAGGACAAGAAATGGTATGCCGCCGCCGAGCAGGTGCCCGACGGCCCGACCTGTCGCATGATGCAGGAGCTCGCGGCCAAGCACCGCATGGTGATCGTGGTGCCGATCTACGAAGAAGCAGCGACCGGGGTCTACTACAACACCGCCGCGGTCTTCGATGCCGACGGCAGCTATCTCGGCAAGTACCACAAGACGCACATCCCCCAGGTCGCCGGCTTCTGGGAGAAATATTTCTTCAAGCCCGGCAAGTCCGACTGGCCGGTATTCGACACCGCCTACGGCAAGATCGGCGTCTACATCTGCTACGACCGCCACTTCCCCGAAGGCTGGCGCGCGCTGGCACTCAACGGCGCCGAGATCGTCTTCAACCCCTCGGCCACCGTGGCCGGTCTCTCGCAATATCTGTGGGAACTCGAACAGCCCGCCTCGGCGGCGGCCAACGGCTACTTCGTCGCCGCCATCAACCGGGTCGGCAACGAGGCCCCCTGGGACATCGGCGAGTTCTACGGCAGCTCCTACATCGCCAATCCGCGTGGCCAGATCGAGGCCAAGGCCAGTGACACCCAGGACGAGCTGCTGATCCACGAGGTGGATCTGGCGATGGTCCGCGAGGTGCGCAACACCTGGCAGTTCTTCCGCGACCGCCGGCCGGAGACCTACGCGCGCCTCACCGACGGCGAATGA
- the hydA gene encoding dihydropyrimidinase — translation MATLLIRGGTVVTHDATYRADVLCVDGKIAAVGPDLEAPGDAEVIDAGGQYVMPGGIDPHTHMQLPFMGTVASEDFYTGTAAGLAGGTTSIIDFVIPNPGQPLLEAFQTWRGWAEKAASDYAFHVAITWWDDDVHADMGTLVREHGVNSFKHFMAYKNAIMATDDILVASFTRCLELGAVPTVHAENGELVHHMQQKLLAQGLTGPEAHPLSRPPQVEGEAASRAIRIAGTLGAPIYVVHVSCKDALDEITYARRQGQPVYGEALAGHLLIDDSVYRSKDWLQSAGHVMSPPFRSPEHQAALWTGLQSGNLQTTATDHCCFCADQKMMGKDDFTKIPNGTAGIEDRMAVLWDAGVGGGRISMQEFVAVTSTNTAKIFNLYPRKGAIQAGSDADLVVWDPNGTRTISAKTHHQNVDFNIFEGRTVTGIPRHTVSQGKWVWRDGDLRAERGAGRYLERPAYPGVFDVLKRRAERNAPTAVER, via the coding sequence ATGGCGACCCTTCTGATCCGTGGCGGCACCGTCGTCACCCACGACGCCACCTACCGCGCCGACGTACTCTGCGTCGACGGCAAGATCGCCGCCGTCGGCCCCGACCTGGAAGCCCCGGGCGATGCCGAGGTAATCGACGCCGGCGGCCAGTACGTGATGCCCGGCGGCATCGACCCACATACCCACATGCAGCTGCCGTTCATGGGCACGGTGGCCAGCGAGGACTTCTACACCGGCACCGCCGCGGGGCTGGCCGGTGGCACCACCTCGATCATCGACTTCGTGATCCCCAACCCCGGCCAGCCGCTGCTGGAGGCCTTCCAGACCTGGCGCGGCTGGGCCGAGAAGGCGGCCAGCGACTACGCCTTCCATGTCGCCATCACCTGGTGGGACGACGACGTCCACGCGGACATGGGCACTCTGGTGCGCGAGCACGGCGTCAACAGTTTCAAGCACTTCATGGCCTACAAGAATGCCATCATGGCCACCGACGACATCCTGGTGGCCAGCTTCACCCGCTGCCTGGAACTCGGCGCCGTGCCCACGGTACACGCCGAGAACGGCGAGCTGGTCCATCACATGCAGCAGAAGCTGCTCGCTCAGGGGCTAACCGGCCCCGAGGCCCACCCGCTGTCGCGCCCGCCGCAGGTCGAGGGCGAGGCCGCCAGCCGCGCGATCCGCATCGCCGGCACTCTGGGCGCGCCGATCTACGTGGTGCACGTCTCGTGCAAGGATGCCCTCGACGAGATCACCTACGCGCGTCGCCAGGGCCAGCCGGTCTACGGCGAGGCGCTCGCCGGGCACCTGCTGATCGACGACAGCGTCTATCGCAGCAAGGACTGGCTGCAATCCGCCGGCCACGTGATGAGCCCGCCCTTCCGCAGCCCCGAGCACCAGGCGGCACTCTGGACCGGCCTGCAGTCCGGCAACCTGCAGACTACGGCCACCGACCACTGCTGCTTCTGCGCCGACCAGAAGATGATGGGCAAGGACGACTTCACCAAGATCCCCAACGGCACCGCCGGTATCGAGGATCGCATGGCGGTACTCTGGGACGCCGGCGTGGGCGGCGGGCGCATCTCGATGCAGGAGTTCGTCGCCGTCACCTCCACCAACACCGCCAAGATCTTCAACCTCTACCCGCGCAAGGGGGCGATCCAGGCAGGCTCCGACGCCGACCTGGTGGTCTGGGACCCCAACGGCACTCGCACCATCTCGGCCAAGACCCACCACCAGAACGTCGACTTCAACATCTTCGAGGGCAGGACGGTCACCGGCATCCCCCGCCATACCGTCAGCCAGGGCAAGTGGGTGTGGCGCGACGGCGACCTGCGCGCCGAGCGCGGCGCCGGCCGTTACCTCGAGCGCCCGGCCTATCCGGGTGTCTTCGACGTGCTCAAGCGGCGCGCCGAGCGCAACGCGCCCACGGCCGTGGAACGCTGA
- a CDS encoding NAD(P)-dependent oxidoreductase gives MTDSLDHLPRAGDGGRDAAALEANFRDLHPPLTQRQAIIESQRCLYCYDAPCIEACPSDIDIPRFIREISEDNINGAAQTILEENILGGSCARVCPTEILCEQSCVRNHDAECQPVLIGLLQRHAIDHMHFTEHPFPRAADTGRHVAVVGAGPAGLSCAHRLATHGHRVTIFEADPRPGGLNEYGIARYKLVDDYAQKEIDFLLAVGGIEIRHGQRLGDNLDLATLKRDHDAVFLGLGLGASRRLGLTGEDAPGVATPGLMPATDYIRTLRETDDLSTLPLARRCVVIGAGNTAIDMAVQMARLGADEVTLVYRRGIDAMPATGHEQEIARANGVKIVTWARPEEILLDAEGRVAGMRFARTQSRDGTLVATGETLEIAADGVFTAIGQALDEAHLAAIPGLEREGGKVHVDGHFRTDLPGVYAGGDCIALGQDLTVQAVQHGKLAAQAIHQDLMAQQEVA, from the coding sequence GTGACCGATTCCCTCGATCACCTGCCCCGGGCCGGCGACGGCGGCCGTGACGCTGCGGCGCTGGAAGCCAACTTCCGCGACCTGCACCCGCCGCTGACCCAGCGCCAGGCGATCATCGAGAGCCAGCGCTGCCTCTACTGCTATGACGCGCCCTGCATCGAAGCCTGCCCCTCGGACATCGACATCCCGCGCTTCATCCGTGAGATCAGCGAGGACAACATCAACGGCGCGGCCCAGACCATCCTCGAGGAGAACATCCTCGGCGGCAGTTGCGCCCGGGTCTGCCCCACCGAGATCCTCTGCGAGCAGAGCTGCGTGCGCAACCACGACGCCGAGTGCCAGCCGGTGCTGATCGGCCTGCTGCAGCGTCACGCCATCGATCACATGCACTTCACCGAACACCCCTTCCCGCGCGCCGCCGATACCGGGCGTCACGTCGCCGTGGTCGGCGCCGGCCCGGCGGGGCTGTCCTGCGCCCACCGCCTGGCGACCCACGGCCATCGGGTGACGATCTTCGAAGCCGATCCCAGGCCCGGCGGGCTCAACGAATACGGCATCGCTCGCTACAAGCTGGTCGACGACTACGCGCAGAAGGAGATCGACTTCCTGCTCGCGGTCGGCGGCATCGAGATTCGCCATGGCCAGCGGCTCGGCGACAACCTCGACCTCGCTACCCTCAAGCGCGATCACGACGCGGTCTTCCTCGGCCTGGGGCTGGGCGCCAGCCGCCGCCTGGGACTGACCGGCGAGGACGCGCCGGGCGTCGCCACGCCGGGGTTGATGCCGGCCACCGACTACATCCGGACGCTGCGAGAGACCGACGACCTGAGCACGCTGCCGCTGGCGCGACGCTGCGTGGTGATCGGCGCCGGCAACACCGCCATCGACATGGCGGTGCAGATGGCACGTCTCGGCGCCGACGAGGTCACCCTGGTCTACCGGCGCGGCATCGACGCCATGCCCGCCACCGGCCACGAACAGGAGATCGCCCGCGCCAACGGCGTCAAGATCGTCACCTGGGCGCGTCCCGAAGAGATCCTGCTCGATGCCGAAGGCCGCGTGGCCGGCATGCGCTTCGCGCGCACCCAATCCCGCGACGGCACCCTCGTGGCTACCGGCGAGACACTGGAGATCGCCGCCGACGGCGTCTTCACAGCGATCGGCCAGGCCCTCGACGAGGCGCATCTGGCGGCTATCCCGGGGCTGGAACGCGAAGGCGGCAAGGTCCACGTCGACGGCCACTTCCGCACCGACCTGCCCGGCGTCTACGCCGGCGGCGACTGCATCGCCCTGGGGCAGGATCTCACCGTCCAGGCCGTGCAGCACGGCAAGCTGGCCGCCCAGGCCATTCATCAGGATCTCATGGCCCAGCAGGAGGTGGCGTAA
- the preA gene encoding NAD-dependent dihydropyrimidine dehydrogenase subunit PreA — protein MKAIAKRPDVDLSIEFAGIKSPNPFWLASAPPTDKAYNVERAFEAGWGGVVWKTLGEDPAPVNVSSRYSAHFGKNREVLGFNNIELITDRSLETNLREITEVKQRWPDRALIVSIMVPCVEESWKAILPRFEATGADGIELNLGCPHGMPERGMGAAVGQNPDLIEQVTRWCKTYSRLPVIVKLTPNITDIREPARAALRGGADAVSLINTINSITSIDLDHMVARPTVGHQSTHGGYCGAAVKPIAMNMVAEIARDPATQGLPICGIGGISNWHDAAEFVALGAGAVQVCTAAMLHGFRIVEEMQDGLARWMAEKGYRRLSDFSGKAVPHTTDWKYLDMNFQTIAHIDQDQCIQCGRCYIACEDTSHQSIAKLVDEAGARRYEVIEEECVGCNLCQITCPVEGCITMVTQESGKPYLSWNEDPRNPFRESA, from the coding sequence ATGAAAGCGATCGCCAAACGACCCGACGTCGACCTGAGTATCGAGTTCGCCGGCATCAAGTCCCCCAACCCGTTCTGGCTGGCCTCGGCGCCGCCCACCGACAAGGCCTACAACGTCGAACGCGCCTTCGAAGCGGGCTGGGGCGGCGTGGTGTGGAAGACCCTCGGCGAGGACCCGGCGCCGGTCAACGTGTCGTCGCGCTACTCGGCGCATTTCGGCAAGAACCGCGAGGTGCTGGGCTTCAACAATATCGAGCTGATCACCGACCGCAGCCTGGAGACCAACCTGCGCGAGATCACCGAGGTCAAGCAGCGCTGGCCCGATCGCGCGCTCATCGTGTCGATCATGGTGCCCTGCGTCGAGGAGAGCTGGAAGGCGATCCTGCCCCGGTTCGAGGCCACCGGCGCCGACGGCATCGAGCTCAACCTGGGCTGTCCCCACGGCATGCCGGAGCGCGGCATGGGCGCCGCGGTGGGCCAGAACCCCGACTTGATCGAGCAGGTCACGCGCTGGTGCAAGACCTACTCGCGGCTGCCGGTGATCGTCAAGCTGACCCCCAACATCACCGACATCCGCGAGCCGGCCCGTGCCGCATTGCGCGGTGGCGCCGACGCCGTGTCGCTGATCAACACCATCAACTCGATCACCTCGATCGACCTCGACCACATGGTCGCCCGACCCACCGTGGGCCACCAGAGCACCCACGGCGGTTACTGCGGCGCGGCGGTCAAGCCGATCGCCATGAACATGGTCGCCGAGATCGCCCGCGACCCGGCCACCCAAGGGTTGCCGATCTGCGGCATCGGTGGGATTTCCAACTGGCACGACGCCGCCGAGTTCGTCGCTCTCGGCGCCGGTGCGGTGCAGGTCTGCACCGCGGCCATGCTCCACGGCTTCCGCATCGTCGAAGAGATGCAGGATGGCCTGGCACGCTGGATGGCCGAGAAGGGCTATCGACGCCTGAGTGACTTCTCCGGCAAGGCGGTGCCGCATACCACCGACTGGAAGTATCTCGACATGAACTTCCAGACCATCGCCCACATCGACCAGGACCAGTGCATCCAGTGCGGACGCTGCTACATCGCCTGCGAGGACACCTCGCACCAGTCGATCGCCAAGCTCGTCGACGAGGCCGGTGCGCGACGCTACGAAGTGATCGAGGAAGAGTGCGTGGGCTGCAACCTGTGCCAGATCACCTGCCCGGTGGAAGGCTGCATCACCATGGTGACGCAGGAGAGCGGCAAGCCCTACCTGAGCTGGAACGAGGACCCGCGCAACCCCTTCCGCGAATCGGCGTGA
- a CDS encoding TetR/AcrR family transcriptional regulator, which yields MAKQKGEIRQRNVENILLAAERVFAEKGYAGASMGEIAQLAEIPKSNVHYYFSTKGELYREVLLGLLEVWKQDALCFELYDDPRIVLSTYIRAKMLHSRNRAAGSKVWAAEVMQGAPVLGDCLRDNLYEWAKLKEAKIREWIEAERILPVEPSYLLYMIWASTQHYADFDHQIYLLNDDAPLDDRQFERAVQTVTSTLLRGIGLSP from the coding sequence ATGGCCAAGCAGAAGGGAGAAATTCGCCAGCGCAATGTCGAGAACATTCTGCTGGCGGCGGAGCGGGTGTTCGCCGAAAAGGGGTATGCTGGCGCCTCGATGGGCGAGATCGCCCAGCTGGCCGAGATCCCCAAATCCAACGTGCACTACTACTTCTCGACCAAGGGGGAGCTGTACCGCGAGGTATTGCTCGGCCTGCTCGAGGTCTGGAAGCAGGATGCGCTGTGCTTCGAGCTCTACGACGACCCGCGCATCGTACTGTCGACCTATATCCGCGCCAAGATGCTGCATTCGCGCAATCGCGCCGCCGGCTCCAAGGTCTGGGCGGCGGAGGTGATGCAGGGCGCCCCGGTGCTCGGCGACTGTTTGCGCGACAACCTCTACGAGTGGGCCAAGCTCAAGGAGGCCAAGATCCGCGAGTGGATCGAGGCCGAACGCATTCTGCCCGTGGAACCCTCCTATCTGCTGTACATGATCTGGGCCTCGACCCAGCACTACGCCGATTTCGATCACCAGATCTACCTGCTCAACGACGATGCCCCGCTCGACGACAGGCAGTTCGAGCGTGCGGTGCAGACCGTGACCAGCACCCTGCTGCGGGGGATCGGGTTGTCGCCCTGA
- the cobA gene encoding uroporphyrinogen-III C-methyltransferase, giving the protein MSMPELSIHDSRFGARWARLWQRGRQWLRPEAARGVDLAGAGAVTPDAAPHGRVSLVGAGPGAADLLTLRAARRIAEAEAVVYDRLVGDDVLALLPAGCERYYVGKARGHHSVPQAEIGALLARLAGAGKRVVRLKGGDPGVFGRMGEELAALATTRAEVEIVPGLTAASAAVAAMGIPLTDRAHAQQLRFVTAQLCREQGTPDWAALARRDETLVFYMGLSKVAAICHGLRAAGLPDEWPMMLISHASLPEQQALVGTLADMPARLAESPLPSPCLIVVGSVVAMTHTSPAAPTPAVAAAHAD; this is encoded by the coding sequence ATGTCGATGCCTGAACTCAGTATCCACGACTCCCGTTTCGGCGCCCGCTGGGCGCGGCTGTGGCAGCGCGGTCGCCAGTGGCTGAGGCCGGAGGCAGCGCGCGGCGTCGACCTTGCCGGCGCCGGTGCCGTTACCCCGGACGCCGCTCCTCACGGGCGTGTCAGCCTGGTCGGCGCCGGTCCTGGCGCCGCGGACCTGTTGACCCTGCGCGCCGCCCGGCGGATCGCCGAGGCCGAGGCGGTGGTCTACGACCGCCTGGTCGGCGACGACGTGCTGGCGCTGCTGCCGGCGGGCTGCGAGCGCTACTACGTGGGCAAGGCGCGCGGCCACCACAGCGTGCCCCAGGCGGAGATCGGCGCGCTGCTGGCGAGACTGGCCGGCGCGGGCAAGCGGGTGGTGCGCTTGAAGGGGGGCGACCCGGGGGTCTTCGGGCGCATGGGCGAGGAGCTGGCGGCACTCGCCACGACCCGAGCCGAGGTCGAGATCGTCCCCGGGCTCACCGCCGCCTCGGCGGCGGTCGCGGCCATGGGTATCCCGCTGACCGACCGCGCCCACGCCCAGCAGCTGCGCTTCGTCACCGCCCAGCTCTGTCGGGAGCAGGGCACGCCGGACTGGGCCGCGCTGGCGCGTCGCGACGAGACGCTGGTGTTCTACATGGGGTTGTCCAAGGTGGCGGCGATCTGCCACGGCCTGCGCGCTGCCGGCCTGCCGGATGAGTGGCCGATGATGCTGATCAGCCACGCCTCGCTGCCCGAGCAGCAGGCGCTGGTGGGCACCCTGGCGGACATGCCCGCACGGCTGGCCGAGTCGCCGCTGCCGTCGCCCTGTCTGATCGTGGTGGGCAGCGTGGTGGCGATGACGCACACCTCGCCCGCCGCGCCGACGCCCGCGGTCGCTGCAGCCCACGCTGATTGA